A single Bifidobacterium asteroides DNA region contains:
- the scpB gene encoding SMC-Scp complex subunit ScpB — protein sequence MSQTSAPDTRPEYVDFDVQDFPGGLAACLEAILVATDRPLTAEDFSRVLAVDPDPVNAALESLAESYGDRGFELRRTARGWQLTSRAAYQPVVAAFVKDGQTARLSQAALEALAIVAYRQPMTRAQVGQIRGVNSDGVIRALLVRGLVREEGLDEQTHAALLVTTDLFLERMGLQSLEDLPSLAPFLPDEDSALAQARQELSDQLQPPDPVQGSPQGEEE from the coding sequence ATGAGCCAAACCTCGGCTCCCGATACCCGTCCCGAATACGTGGACTTTGACGTGCAGGACTTTCCCGGGGGGCTGGCCGCCTGCCTGGAGGCTATTCTGGTGGCCACGGACCGGCCGCTGACCGCAGAGGATTTCTCCCGGGTGCTGGCTGTGGATCCGGACCCGGTCAATGCCGCCCTGGAATCGCTGGCCGAGTCCTATGGCGACCGAGGATTCGAACTGCGTCGGACCGCCCGGGGCTGGCAGCTGACCAGCCGGGCCGCTTACCAGCCTGTGGTGGCGGCCTTCGTCAAGGACGGCCAGACAGCACGCCTCTCCCAGGCGGCCTTGGAGGCCCTGGCCATCGTGGCCTACCGCCAGCCCATGACCCGTGCCCAGGTGGGGCAAATCCGCGGGGTCAATTCGGACGGGGTCATCCGGGCCCTGCTGGTGCGCGGCCTGGTCCGCGAGGAGGGTCTGGACGAGCAGACCCACGCCGCGCTCCTGGTCACCACCGACCTCTTCCTTGAGCGGATGGGCCTGCAATCCTTGGAGGATCTGCCCTCCCTGGCCCCCTTCCTGCCCGACGAGGACTCGGCTCTGGCCCAGGCCCGCCAGGAGCTGTCCGACCAGCTTCAGCCTCCGGACCCAGTCCAAGGTTCGCCCCAGGGCGAGGAGGAGTGA
- the xerD gene encoding site-specific tyrosine recombinase XerD has protein sequence MDGDHQEGLTALLDQFLAYTGLERGLAPATVKAYRSDLTMYINWLSGRGITSLEQIQTADVEGFLAHLADESPASRSRRMAAVHEWHRFALKQGVTDQDVSRAVKAPKGTSALPDVLDVDQVTRLLDVAAMGGSKDPVVLRDKALLEFMYATGCRVSEAVGTDLEDMDLDERVVRLTGKGDKQRLVPMGSYACQAMEAYLNLGRSSLCDRASKGRELRAVFLNKRGKRLTRQTVWQVVRDAGRRAGLNRPLHPHTLRHSFATHLLEGGADVRSVQELLGHASVTTTQIYTHVSPQALMETYQTAHPRAR, from the coding sequence GTGGACGGTGATCATCAGGAGGGGCTGACTGCATTGCTGGATCAGTTCCTGGCCTACACCGGTCTGGAGCGGGGTCTTGCCCCCGCCACGGTCAAGGCTTATCGGTCCGATCTGACCATGTACATCAACTGGCTGTCCGGCCGCGGCATCACCAGCCTGGAGCAGATTCAAACCGCCGATGTGGAGGGCTTTCTGGCCCATCTGGCCGACGAGAGTCCAGCCAGCCGCTCGCGGAGGATGGCCGCCGTCCATGAGTGGCACCGGTTCGCCCTCAAGCAGGGGGTGACCGACCAGGATGTCTCTCGTGCCGTCAAGGCTCCCAAGGGCACCTCGGCCCTGCCGGATGTGCTGGACGTGGACCAGGTGACCCGGCTGCTGGATGTGGCCGCCATGGGCGGGTCCAAGGATCCGGTCGTCCTGCGGGACAAGGCCCTGCTGGAGTTCATGTACGCCACCGGCTGCCGGGTCTCGGAGGCCGTCGGCACTGATTTGGAAGACATGGACCTTGACGAGCGGGTGGTCCGCCTGACCGGCAAGGGCGACAAGCAGCGTCTGGTGCCTATGGGCTCCTACGCCTGCCAGGCCATGGAGGCCTACCTGAATCTGGGGCGGTCCAGCCTGTGCGATCGAGCCTCCAAGGGCAGGGAGCTGCGTGCCGTCTTCCTCAACAAGCGGGGCAAGCGGCTGACCAGGCAGACCGTCTGGCAGGTGGTCAGGGATGCCGGCCGCCGGGCAGGGCTGAACAGACCCCTGCACCCCCACACCCTGCGGCACTCCTTTGCCACTCATCTGCTGGAGGGAGGCGCCGATGTGCGTTCGGTCCAGGAGCTGCTGGGCCACGCCTCGGTGACCACGACGCAGATCTACACACACGTCAGCCCCCAGGCCCTGATGGAGACCTACCAGACGGCCCATCCCCGCGCCCGCTGA
- a CDS encoding ParA family protein: MPTDLLGREYETFAAPEPLKQHGPARVLAMCNQKGGVGKTTSSINIAGAMCQYGRRVLIVDFDPQGAATVGLGINANSVDNTIYTAMFDTSLDVHEVVRHTRFDGLDIIPANIDLSAAEIQLVTEVGREQALAATIRPLRQEYDAIIIDCQPSLGLLTVNALTAADGVIIPVAAEFFALRGVALLMQSIEKVRSRINPDLQIYGVLVTMYTKTLHSDEVLQRIYEAFKGKVLHSIISRSIKLPDATVAGEPITMFAPEHKTAKEYREVARELIARGIVA; the protein is encoded by the coding sequence ATGCCTACGGATTTGTTAGGGCGCGAGTATGAGACGTTCGCTGCCCCGGAGCCTTTGAAACAGCACGGTCCGGCCCGTGTCCTCGCCATGTGCAACCAGAAGGGCGGCGTGGGCAAGACCACCTCATCCATCAACATTGCCGGGGCCATGTGCCAGTATGGGCGACGGGTGCTGATCGTGGACTTCGACCCCCAAGGCGCGGCCACCGTGGGCCTGGGCATCAATGCCAACAGCGTGGACAACACCATTTACACCGCCATGTTCGACACCTCCTTGGATGTTCACGAGGTGGTCCGGCACACCCGTTTTGACGGCCTGGACATCATCCCGGCCAACATTGACCTGTCGGCCGCCGAGATTCAGCTGGTCACCGAGGTCGGCAGGGAACAGGCCCTGGCGGCCACCATCCGGCCCCTGCGGCAGGAGTATGACGCCATCATCATCGACTGCCAGCCCTCGCTCGGCCTGCTGACCGTCAACGCGCTGACTGCTGCGGACGGGGTCATCATTCCCGTGGCGGCCGAGTTCTTCGCCCTGCGCGGCGTGGCCCTGCTCATGCAATCCATAGAGAAGGTCCGCAGCCGCATCAACCCCGACCTGCAGATCTACGGGGTGCTGGTCACCATGTACACCAAGACCCTGCATTCGGACGAGGTGCTTCAGCGCATCTACGAGGCCTTCAAGGGCAAGGTGCTGCACTCCATCATCAGCCGGTCCATCAAGCTGCCCGACGCCACGGTGGCCGGCGAGCCCATCACCATGTTCGCCCCCGAGCACAAGACCGCCAAGGAGTATCGGGAGGTCGCCCGGGAGCTGATCGCCCGCGGCATCGTGGCGTGA
- a CDS encoding segregation and condensation protein A, with protein MSGSADGFAVDLDVYQGPFDLLLGMLANRKLSLTEVSLAAITGEFLDYVRTLDFGQGLDQASAFLDVASVLVEAKSAALLPVEDESMRDQASMDALRERDLLFARLLQYRAFKQAGQDFRARLAANSGRYPHPGHLEPQLAHLLPDLVWTLKPEDLALLCANALVNAPASQVRLDQLHVPLVDLNKEADQVRQALLAQPGQPVAFADLVASSKGRAQVVARFLAVLIFFRQELIQYRQDGPYQPLYLRWVGPTQEPETALISEGDFA; from the coding sequence GTGAGCGGATCAGCGGACGGCTTTGCCGTCGACCTGGATGTCTACCAGGGGCCATTCGACCTGCTGCTGGGCATGCTGGCCAACCGCAAGCTCTCACTGACGGAGGTCTCGCTGGCCGCCATAACCGGGGAGTTTCTGGACTATGTGCGCACCCTGGACTTCGGCCAGGGGCTGGACCAGGCCAGCGCCTTCCTGGACGTGGCCTCGGTGCTGGTGGAGGCCAAGAGCGCCGCCCTCCTGCCTGTGGAGGACGAGTCCATGCGCGACCAGGCCTCCATGGATGCCCTCCGGGAGCGTGATCTGCTCTTCGCCAGGCTCCTGCAGTACCGGGCCTTCAAGCAGGCAGGGCAGGACTTTCGAGCCAGGCTGGCCGCCAACTCGGGCCGCTACCCGCACCCCGGCCATCTGGAGCCCCAGCTGGCCCATCTGCTGCCTGATCTGGTCTGGACCCTGAAGCCGGAGGATCTGGCCCTGCTCTGCGCCAACGCCCTGGTCAACGCTCCGGCCTCCCAGGTGCGTCTGGACCAGCTGCACGTGCCCCTGGTCGACCTGAACAAGGAGGCCGACCAGGTTCGCCAGGCCCTGCTGGCACAGCCCGGGCAGCCGGTGGCCTTCGCCGATCTGGTCGCCTCCTCCAAGGGCCGGGCGCAGGTGGTGGCCCGATTCCTGGCCGTGCTGATCTTCTTCAGGCAGGAACTGATCCAGTACCGTCAAGATGGCCCCTACCAGCCGCTCTACCTGCGCTGGGTTGGGCCGACACAGGAGCCGGAAACGGCCTTGATCAGTGAGGGGGACTTTGCATGA